A window of the Citrus sinensis cultivar Valencia sweet orange chromosome 9, DVS_A1.0, whole genome shotgun sequence genome harbors these coding sequences:
- the LOC102626779 gene encoding probable glutathione S-transferase — protein MAEVKLHGRLLSPFVCRVIWALKLKGVPYEFVAEDLSNKSDLLLKYNPVHKKIPVLVHGGKPVCESMIILEYIEEMWPQNPLMPNNPYDRALARFWIKFAEDKLVVAILKLFRSITGQELESAKKEILEILQTLEEHGLRERNFFNGDNIGLVDIAFGSMLYWMQVIGDVVGVKLFDSHKFPSLHMWFENFKQVPEIEENFPNRHDHLVYLKHRREQWVASD, from the exons ATGGCTGAGGTGAAACTTCATGGGCGATTGCTGAGTCCATTTGTTTGCAGAGTGATTTGGGCTCTGAAATTGAAGGGCGTGCCATACGAGTTTGTTGCAGAAGATCTCTCAAACAAAAGTGATTTGCTTTTGAAGTATAATCCAGTTCACAAGAAGATCCCAGTGCTTGTCCATGGCGGAAAACCAGTTTGTGAGTCCATGATTATTCTCGAGTACATTGAAGAGATGTGGCCACAGAATCCCTTGATGCCAAATAATCCTTATGATAGAGCTCTTGCTCGATTTTGGATTAAATTCGCCGAAGACAAGCTG GTTGTTGctattttgaaattgtttcGTAGCATTACTGGACAAGAACTAGAGAGTGCAAAGAAGGAAATCTTGGAAATCCTACAAACCCTTGAAGAACATGGCTTGCGAGAGAGGAATTTTTTCAATGGAGACAATATTGGCTTAGTTGACATTGCATTTGGTTCAATGCTTTATTGGATGCAAGTCATTGGAGATGTAGTGGGAGTTAAACTGTTTGATTCACACAAATTCCCTAGCCTGCATATGtggtttgaaaatttcaagcaagTCCCTGAAATTGAAGAGAACTTTCCTAATCGGCATGACCATTTGGTTTATCTCAAACATCGCCGTGAACAGTGGGTGGCCTCTGATTGA